A part of Aegilops tauschii subsp. strangulata cultivar AL8/78 chromosome 2, Aet v6.0, whole genome shotgun sequence genomic DNA contains:
- the LOC109749711 gene encoding sterol 3-beta-glucosyltransferase UGT80A2, whose protein sequence is MAAAAEPTGGGGGDEVVEEIKGGGGEGAAATATATAAAHNGERPTDDAPGPSAPAASTSSASDNGNLHRSSTMPGVINDTEITAETTGPSNLERSKTERRKQNNPADDPTKQLLDDKISIRKKLKMLNRIATVKDDGTVVVNVPSTLEATPIDVGAVDGYEDVVVEESLDGSDIPYRPPIQIVILIVGTRGDVQPFVAIGKRLQDYGHRVRLATHANYKEFILTAGLEFFPLGGDPKVLAEYMVKNKGFLPSGPSEIPVQRKQMKEIIFSLLPACKDPDPDTGIAFKVDAIIANPPAYGHTHVAEALKVPIHIFFTMPWTPTSEFPHPLSRVKTSAGYRLSYQIVDSMIWLGIRDMINEFRKKKLKLRPVTYLSGAQGSGSDIPHGYIWSPHLVPKPKDWGPKIDVVGFCFLDLASDYVPPEELVKWLEAGDKPIYVGFGSLPVQDPAKMTETIVKALEMTGQRGIINKGWGGLGTLAEPKDSIYVLDNCPHDWLFLQCKAVVHHGGAGTTAAGLKAACPTTIVPFFGDQPFWGERVHARGVGPSPIPVDQFTLQKLVDAIKFMLDPEVKEKAVELAKAMESEDGVTGAVRAFLKHLPCKTDENSPPPTHGFLEFLGPVSKCLGCS, encoded by the exons ATGGCCGCCGCTGCCGAGCCGACCGGAGGCGGGGGAGGCGACGAGGTCGTGGAGGAGAtcaaaggaggaggaggagagggggccgcggcgacggcgacggcgacggcggcggcgcacAACGGCGAGCGCCCCACCGACGACGCCCCCGGCCCCTCCGCGCCCGCGGCGTCCACCTCTTCCGCCTCAG ATAACGGAAACCTCCATAGATCAAGCACTATGCCAGGGGTGATCAACGATACCGAGATAACTGCTGAAACTACAGGCCCATCAAATCTGGAAAGGTCAAAAACTGAGAGGCGCAAACAAAATAATCCAGCTGATGATCCTACTAAACAGTTATTGGATGATAAGATTTCCATAAGGAAAAAG CTCAAAATGTTAAATCGAATAGCTACAGTGAAGGATGATGGAACTGTGGTTGTTAATGTACCAAGTACTCTAGAAGCGACTCCAATTGACGTTGGAGCAGTGGATGGCTATGAGGATGTTGTTGTTGAAGAATCATTAGATGGATCAGATATACCATACAGACCTCCAATACAGATTGTTATACTTATCGTGGGTACAAGGGGAGACGTTCAGCCATTTGTTGCAATAGGAAAACGCTTACAG GATTATGGACACCGTGTGAGATTAGCCACTCATGCTAACTATAAGGAGTTCATACTCACAGCTGGGCTGGAGTTTTTTCCACTGGGTGGAGATCCAAAAGTACTTGCTGAAT ACATGGTGAAGAATAAAGGGTTCCTACCTTCAGGCCCATCAGAAATTCCTGTTCAAAGAAAACAAATGAAAGAAATTATATTTTCCCTACTGCCTGCATGCAAGGATCCTGACCCTGATACCGGTATTGCTTTCAAAGTGGATGCAATTATTGCGAACCCACCAGCATATG GACATACACATGTGGCAGAGGCACTAAAAGTACCCATTCATATATTCTTTACCATGCCATGGAC GCCAACTAGCGAATTTCCTCATCCTCTTTCTCGAGTGAAAACATCAGCTGGATATCGA CTTTCTTACCAAATTGTTGACTCTATGATTTGGCTTGGGATACGTGATATGATAAACGAATTCAGGAAAAAGAAGTTGAAGCTGCGTCCAGTAACATACCTAAGTGGTGCACAGGGTTCTGGAAGTGACATTCCTCATGGATACATCTGGAGCCCTCACCTTGTCCCAAAACCGAAAG ACTGGGGCCCCAAGATCGATGTTGTTGGATTTTGCTTTCTCGATCTTGCGTCTGATTACGTACCACCTGAAGAACTTGTGAAATGGCTTGAAGCGGGTGACAAACCCATTTATGTTGGTTTTGGTAGCCTT CCAGTTCAAGATCCAGCAAAGATGACTGAAACCATTGTCAAGGCACTCGAAATGACTGGACAGAGAGGTATCATTAACAAGGGTTGGGGTGGCCTCGGAACAT TGGCAGAACCAAAAGATTCCATATATGTTCTTGACAACTGCCCTCACGACTGGCTTTTCCTGCAGTGTAAGGCAGTG GTACACCATGGTGGTGCTGGAACGACGGCTGCCGGCCTGAAAGCAGCg TGTCCTACAACTATTGTACCTTTCTTTGGCGACCAACCATTCTGGGGAGAGCGGGTGCATGCTAGAGGGGTAGGGCCTTCGCCTATACCGGTTGATCAATTCACTTTGCAGAAGTTGGTTGATGCTATAAAATTCATGTTGGATCCAGAG GTGAAAGAAAAGGCTGTGGAGCTTGCCAAGGCCATGGAATCAGAAGACGGTGTAACGGGCGCAGTCAGGGCATTCCTCAAACACCTGCCCTGTAAAACAGATGAAAATTCACCCCCACCAACGCACGGCTTTCTAGAGTTCCTAGGCCCAGTAAGTAAATGTTTGGGGTGCTCTTAG
- the LOC109749733 gene encoding uncharacterized protein isoform X2 translates to MSLPSSPSLARGGKVGTEVVQASVDQKTTSMKHLVLNLCDPTLRERSLAELSQEVLRIYPALSTPTLTSAASTRVCNVLALFQCIASRPETRSPFIEANIPLYLYPFLRTVDKAQPFEQLRLATLGVIGALVKDENTEATEYVLQCETIPLCLNIMEMGNEPSKTVSTFILLKVLLSEVGLKQCCDTRGPFYAIAFALQKRVDSPDERPSARLLKCIIRCYLRLFDHRRGVRCLKQVFPACYEMGHAMATSWAFSTRMSAETVGCLSPLQRQHHRAMNRTTAL, encoded by the exons ATGTCCCTGCCTTCATCTCCTTCTTTGGCGAGAGGCGGCAAAGTTGGCACCGAGGTGGTGCAAGCATCGGTGGACCAAAAGACGACATCGATGAAGCATCTCGTGCTCAACCTTTGCGACCCTACGCTACGCGAGAGATCCCTCGCAGAGCTCTCTCAG GAGGTTCTTAGAATCTACCCTGCACTTTCGACTCCAACTTTAACGTCGGCTGCATCAACCCGAGTCTGCAATGTGCTTGCACTTTTTCAG TGCATTGCATCACGCCCTGAGACCAGAAGCCCTTTCATAGAAG CTAATATTCCATTGTACCTGTACCCATTCTTGCGTACTGTCGACAAGGCCCAACCTTTTGAGCAGTTGCGGCTCGCCACTTTGGGTGTCATTGGTGCTCTAGTAAAG GATGAGAACACTGAAGCTACTGAGTATGTGCTCCAATGTGAAACCATTCCTTTGTGCTTGAACATCATGGAGATGGGCAATGAGCCTTCAAAAACC GTGTCCACTTTCATTCTCCTAAAGGTTCTGCTAAGCGAAGTTGGTTTGAAGCAATGTTGTGACACTCGCGGTCCTTTCTATGCTATTGCTTTTGCTTTACAAAAAAGGGTTGACTCACCAGATGAACGGCCTTCGGCAAGGTTGCTGAAGTGCATTATCCGGTGTTACCTTAGGCTATTTGATCATCGTAG GGGCGTGCGGTGCTTAAAACAAGTCTTCCCGGCGTGCTACGAAATGGGACATGCAATGGCTACCTCATG GGCCTTCAGCACAAGAATGTCTGCAGAAACTGTTGGCTGCCTTTCACCGCTGCAACGGCAACACCATCGTGCCATGAACCGCACAACGGCGTTGTAG
- the LOC109749733 gene encoding uncharacterized protein isoform X1, which yields MSLPSSPSLARGGKVGTEVVQASVDQKTTSMKHLVLNLCDPTLRERSLAELSQMREMFPDLAPLLWYSFGTVAALVQEVLRIYPALSTPTLTSAASTRVCNVLALFQCIASRPETRSPFIEANIPLYLYPFLRTVDKAQPFEQLRLATLGVIGALVKDENTEATEYVLQCETIPLCLNIMEMGNEPSKTVSTFILLKVLLSEVGLKQCCDTRGPFYAIAFALQKRVDSPDERPSARLLKCIIRCYLRLFDHRRGVRCLKQVFPACYEMGHAMATSWAFSTRMSAETVGCLSPLQRQHHRAMNRTTAL from the exons ATGTCCCTGCCTTCATCTCCTTCTTTGGCGAGAGGCGGCAAAGTTGGCACCGAGGTGGTGCAAGCATCGGTGGACCAAAAGACGACATCGATGAAGCATCTCGTGCTCAACCTTTGCGACCCTACGCTACGCGAGAGATCCCTCGCAGAGCTCTCTCAG ATGAGGGAGATGTTTCCGGATCTGGCTCCTTTGTTGTGGTACTCATTCGGCACAGTTGCTGCGTTGGTCCAG GAGGTTCTTAGAATCTACCCTGCACTTTCGACTCCAACTTTAACGTCGGCTGCATCAACCCGAGTCTGCAATGTGCTTGCACTTTTTCAG TGCATTGCATCACGCCCTGAGACCAGAAGCCCTTTCATAGAAG CTAATATTCCATTGTACCTGTACCCATTCTTGCGTACTGTCGACAAGGCCCAACCTTTTGAGCAGTTGCGGCTCGCCACTTTGGGTGTCATTGGTGCTCTAGTAAAG GATGAGAACACTGAAGCTACTGAGTATGTGCTCCAATGTGAAACCATTCCTTTGTGCTTGAACATCATGGAGATGGGCAATGAGCCTTCAAAAACC GTGTCCACTTTCATTCTCCTAAAGGTTCTGCTAAGCGAAGTTGGTTTGAAGCAATGTTGTGACACTCGCGGTCCTTTCTATGCTATTGCTTTTGCTTTACAAAAAAGGGTTGACTCACCAGATGAACGGCCTTCGGCAAGGTTGCTGAAGTGCATTATCCGGTGTTACCTTAGGCTATTTGATCATCGTAG GGGCGTGCGGTGCTTAAAACAAGTCTTCCCGGCGTGCTACGAAATGGGACATGCAATGGCTACCTCATG GGCCTTCAGCACAAGAATGTCTGCAGAAACTGTTGGCTGCCTTTCACCGCTGCAACGGCAACACCATCGTGCCATGAACCGCACAACGGCGTTGTAG
- the LOC109749717 gene encoding uncharacterized protein, translating into MASSGGGAAAARMDPEAATELARKGVTLLLLDVPQHTVLGLDTQVFSVGPRFRGIKMVPPGPHFLHYCSPSRHGNEFAPTVGFFLTTHPSQVVVRRWHAQEERLVTLSEEEEIRYSEAVKRFEFDDQLGPYNLDSFGDWKQLSSYLSQSVIERLEPIGGEITIALEASWMDRAPQTDMERRLMEQLREDKFAKKAPAQPERRGCYYTTIPASVKHRNISADELTLLNLDRTSLLETVLAKSYQGQEDLLLGELQFSFIAFMMGQSLEAFMQWKALVSLLLSCSEAPLHTRTQMFVKFIRVIYYQFKHGFQRTHDSRSSEDKGNSLFLDEAWFSRDIFLYRLSKDFLAVIFEAQVVDGDLLSWARKLKTLLETTFGWDLENNAANLIDEDDEFAPVVVEMDGS; encoded by the exons ATGGCGAGCAGCGGGGGAGGCGCGGCTGCGGCGCGGATGGACCccgaggcggcgacggagctgGCGCGGAAGGGGGTCACGCTGCTGCTCCTCGACGTGCCCCAGCACACCGTCCTCGGCCTCGACACGCAG GTGTTCTCGGTGGGCCCCAGGTTCAGAGGGATCAAGATGGTGCCCCCAGGCCCGCATTTCCTCCACTACTGCTCCCCCAGCAG GCACGGGAATGAGTTCGCGCCGACAGTCGGATTCTTTCTTACCACTCACCCATCTCAG GTGGTCGTTCGAAGATGGCATGCTCAAGAGGAGAGACTAGTGACACTGTCAGAAGAGGAG GAAATCAGATACTCTGAAGCAGTAAAACGTTTCGAGTTCGATGATCAGCTTGGGCCATACAATTTGGATTCTTTTGGAGACTGGAAACAACTTTCAAGCTACTTGTCACAAAGTGTCATTGAACGCCTTG AGCCAATTGGTGGAGAAATTACAATTGCATTGGAGGCATCATGGATGGATAGAGCTCCCCAAACAGATATGGAGAGACGATTGATGGAACAACTTAGAGAAGACAAATTTGCAAAGAAAGCCCCTGCACAGCCTGAGAGGAGAGGATGCTATTACACAACTATTCCCGCTTCGGTTAAGCACAGAAACATTTCTGCAGATGAGCTGACTTTGCTGAACTTGGACAGA ACAAGCTTGCTGGAGACTGTCCTGGCCAAAAGTTATCAAGGCCAAGAAGATTTACTCTTGGGGGAGCTGCAGTTCTCTTTCATAGCGTTTATG ATGGGACAGTCGCTGGAGGCGTTTATGCAGTGGAAAGCATTAGTCAGTCTTCTTTTGAGCTGCAGTGAAGCT CCACTTCATACAAGGACGCAAATGTTTGTAAAG TTTATAAGGGTTATTTACTATCAATTCAAGCATGGCTTTCAACGCACACATGATTCCAGAAGTAGTGAAGACAAGGGCAACTCTTTGTTTCTGGATGAAGCATGGTTCTCAAGAGACATATTTCTTTACCGGCTTTCCAAG GATTTCTTAGCGGTAATATTTGAAGCTCAAGTCGTGGATGGAGACCTTCTGTCGTGG GCTAGGAAACTTAAGACGCTCCTGGAGACCACGTTCGGATGGGATCTCGAGAACAACGCGGCGAACCTTATCGATGAGGACGACGAG TTTGCTCCGGTGGTCGTGGAAATGGACGGCTCCTAG